The nucleotide sequence GACAAGCCTGAGCCTTTTAGGTGATTGATCATTCCAGTGTTTTGAGGCAAATTGGTGACGCAGTGCGGTCGATAGGCGGTGCTCACATGATGCTGTGGTGCAGGCAGGCACAGGGGAGTAATGTGATCAGGGAATGcttctgtgtgtctgctctgcTTAATACTCTTTGTAGCTGTTTTCTAGGGGGGAATGAAACAGCCATGTCACTTTGTTCATTTCAGACTCACAAGCAGCGCAGAGGAGgccattttccctttttcctgtGGGGTGTCATGCTCCCCCAGTGCTAACAGCTCTCCTCAGTGTGTACCTGCAGCTTGCATCTCCTTTATCCAGTTATGTCAGTATCATGGATAGCTCCCAACCCCCCACTAATCATGCATGCAAATGGCCTCCACTATGTGGAATCTGAGGACACAGTGTGGCTTTAGAGGCCCACTGGTCTGTCTGATTCATGCAGGACAACAAATAATGTGTCTATATACTTTTGTCCATTTAGCTGGTGCTCTTTACCAGGCTGACTTGCATTGAGTGAGCAGGTACAGGCTTTtctcaaggacactttgacaggACCCATGGGGGATCAAACCTATTGCCTGACCTTTGTGTCACAAGATGGcatcccccaccaccaccagacCACCCTGCAGAGCCTTGACATATCTGAGGTTAATTTGCAACACTCACTGTAGCTGTCTCAACCCAAAGGCCATATTTTTAAGTGCAATCTCTTGTGAAACCATTAAGGAAATtgcactttctttttcattctcaaAATGAAGGCAGTTCTACGTACCTTTGATCATTATCTTTTATGGAATATTTAAGGGGTGATTGCAATCTTGATAACAGCATGCAACTGCTGTATTGAGAGAATTGAAATACTTCCTCTTCGTCCATGCTTCCATCAGAGGTCCTTTCATGAAATTCAATAGGTCAGtggtattttctatttttatatcttatttCAGATTAGATTATCATATGTCCTTCTCTAATTCTAGCCGGACTGAGAGGAAATGAGCACCCTACAAAGACGTTCTTGTCTTTCGTGATCTAGCAGGGTTCTAATTTTGGCCCCCTGAGACAAGCAGCCGGCTTCTATTAGATTATGGCCACAGAGCAGATGAGACAGTAGGTGATGTATTACAGAGCATAATTGGAAAATTGCTCATGAACTTAGTTGCTCTTTGACCCAGAAAAGCCATATGTTGTTCACCAACCAAAAGGGTCTTTTAGTGCATCGTTGTTGATACTCTTATGTTTGTTTCAAGCTGAGGAATGTCATGGGAAAAATGCTTTGTCTCTTTTAAATGCTTGTTTGATGTTAAGGTTTCAGCTTAGTTTAAGATAAAATAGTTTATGGTAATGATATCAGACTCATCAACTGTATTAACTATAATTAGCCTTAATTTTATTTGGGCCAGCCCCACCAGACTTTTTTGGTAAGAtgtaatataattatttctcactTTGATTAATAAATATTGTACCACCTAACATTGAGTGTTGCATTACAGTAGCCAGTGGAGGAAATATTACTAGAGgcaccagtttttttttattttctactcttttctctgtttctgtgttatGGTTCTACTGAGTTGATGGAATCGCTTCCCAGTGGTAACATACATCATCAGACCCATTAGTGTCAGTGATGAACCATGTAGGCTATTCCACCAGCAGGCTGGATCAGTCGTCTTTCATCTCATTCTGATTCTGACAGTCATGTGCAGTACTTAATCAAACATCATTTAAGGCACACAGAAAAGCATGTTCATATGTACACACACCCCCATCAGAATGAATGAGATTACATTTTGCTTTTTACTTTTGAAGTTTTGTTGTCTCCTCTGCATTAATGTCATCAAGCCTGCTTGTATTTTTCCATGCAGCTCTCCACTCTGGCAGGGGGGAGGAACTGTCTTTCTACAACAAATCAATATATCTACCCATGTTAGTGGGCCTAGTTCTCACCACACTGGATGAAAGCTTTTACAAAGCTTTTTGTGGAGAAAGGAGATGATGCCTAACCAGCCTAGGGAGAGTGGAATCACTCAGAACAATGGTGTAATTGAGGATCACTGGGGGGAGTCCCTGCCTGTGTGGCTGTGGGCCCGGGCATCTCACTGATGTCCACTGGCTTGGAGACCCCACAGCAGAGGCCTTTTCCCCCTCAGGCATGGATGTGACCTCATTCAGCTAAATGGGCTCCAGAATACCCCGCCCTTCAACCACCccacaagcatacacacactacatttgtgtgtgttttctggttGTCACAGTGGCTGTGGTCCCTCTGTATGGTTAGCTCACATCATGAGTCATGGAACATTGTCCTCTTCTTAAAGAGCAGTTTGACCCCTGAGATGCCTTTATAAAGGTctgatagaggaggaagaggatagtcgaagaaagagaaaaggcatGTGTGTCCCTttagaaaaaagcaaaaacataggacgttacttttcagattcatatttaaattagTTGTTTAGCTGATAGGCATTCATTAGTTGAATTctatgattaattgataatgaacaTAATCATTACTTGCAGCCCCGTTTGAGATTGTTTTATCTCCTCTTTGTTATATCAATATCATGTCAAATCTTGCACTTGCCATACAGTGAGAGGGAGGTTCGTTTTTGGAAAGAGtcaattaaattcaattatgcaaagtgctttacataataataaaataaaatgtgctaacataaacatacatacagtacatccatacattcatgcacatacatagacacatacaaacacatattgAGTTCCTTCAAGAAAATGCGTGACTGAATAGGAAGgtttttaatttgctttttaaagaaCAGTGCAAGTCTAGTCTAGCAAGTCTAAGATGAGTATGATTAGTAGATTAGTAGGAAACTGTTCCATTCTTTAGATGCATGAATGCTAAATGCTATTTTGATTTTGAAAATGCTCTAGGCACGTGGAGGAGATTGCCACTTTGTGACCTGAGAGATTTGTTGGGGTTGTATACTGATAGCATGTCTGATATGTACTGTGGAGCCATACCATTAAGTGCTTTGTACACCAAAAGGAGAATGAATTGTATTCTGAAGACAAAAGGGAGCCAATGAAAGTTTCAGAGGATTCGAGTTATGCGgtctgattttttgtttttatggtgCTCTGGTTAGTACTTGTATGGCTCTGGATTTGAGATAAATTGTAATCTATGGATGTTTTGGTTGGAAGGCATATGAAGAGGGAATTGCAATAATCCATCCTGCTCTTgataaatgcatgaatgagtTTCTCTGAGTCACACTGAGAAATAAAAGCTTTGATTTTGGAGATAATTGGTAAAAGGCAACCTTGCTGATGCCATTGATTGCCATTCATGATTACCCCTAGGTTTTTGATCTGTacacttgtttttaattatctAGATTCCAGGTACTCACAGACCAGCTACCTATTGGGTTTAGCAACCACAAACAAAATCTCAGTTTTCTCTTAGTTCAGCTCAAGGAAGTTGACAGCCATCCGGTGGTTAATTTCTTCCGAGCAGTTGACTTGCGAGTTGATGGGGTGCAAATCATCAGAGGGTAGTGAGATGAGAAGCTGTGTGTCATCGGCATAATTATGATAGCTGATGTTACGCTATTGAAGTGTAGCCAAGGGAAAGCATGTATAGGTTGAAAAGGAGAGGATCAAGGATGGAGTCTAGATGCTCCCCACAcacttatttgtgtttgttggagAGGAAGTCTCCAAGTGTGAAAATGAAACTGTTTATGCACTGGCGAAACTGGTGAACCATTAGTGAACCATATCAGACAGACCCACCTGGTTTCTTAGCTTATCCAGCAGGATGGGCAGGACCATGATCCACTGTATCAAATGCTGATCTTAGGTCAAGGAGTATTATGActaaatttttttaaattatcactGTTGATTATTATGTCATTAACAACTGTTAAAAGAGCAGTTTCTGTGCTATGAGAAATGTAGAAACCAGACTTcaatttattgtatatattattactatttgTAAGATAGCTGTTCAGTTGCTGATATACAACCTTCTCAATAAATTTACCCAGGAAGGTGAAGTTAGAGAATGGCCTTAGTGTAATTGGGTCCATGTTACTCACGCAGTGGGAAAGATACCAGTCTGGAGAGAGTAGTTTTCTATTGAAAATATGTCATctgttcaaaaatgaaaaacagattttaaaaaagatgctGGAAGTGGATCAAAGGGGCTGGTGGAGGGCTTAAGTTGACTTATAGAGTCAGTGAGATCCCTGGAATATTAAAGAGAACAATAGAGAAATGCTTGAGACCATTTACACGCAAGATGATTCGTGGaattttttccctctctcccatCAGCTAGTGTTGCACACAGCACCATGGGTCGATGGATCAGTGGGCCGCCCACTCTCTACTCCTACAGCTCAGTGTGCGCCTCCTCATTTTGGCCTCCTGCCCAGTCTATTTGCAGCATCTCCATTTcagatttgtctttttcttttaagcTTTTCAATGTAGATATCAGAGCTGTCACAAAGAAACAATAAGACTGTAAGGCCATGTTGTTCACACAGTCCCACTGTGCAAAACAATGGTCACtcaataaaatcaaacaaagcaCACTGACCCTGGTCAAAAAGGATATCTCAGATCGTGTGCTGTTGAACCACTCACACCCTGCAGCCCAAAAAAGCAGAAGGATactgttttctctcctcccttgaGAGAGATCCCTCTTCTCTATTGATTAGTGAGCAGACTGAAAGCTACTGACTCCAAGACTCCATGCAAGGCAAGGTCATGCAAAGGCTTAAAACCATCAAATGTATTACACACTGTCCTTTGACTTCAGGGATTGTGATAACACAAGGAAAGTGTTTAAGGGATGGTTACTTGTCTAATTGTCCATAGCATGAGACTGTGCGAGATGTCTGAAGGCACCAAGAGAACTACTGCTGTATTCTCAAAACAAAGCCTAAGATAGCTTTTGTGAAAAAAACCTTTCTCAGTTAAACAATCAATAACTCTATTTCTCCTATATGCAGATGGCAGGTTACACCATATGCCCCGTTCTGTCGGAGCAGATTTCAACACCCCTATGGCTCCTCTGACTGGAGAACGAAAGTCGTCTGCCCCCATCCACTCCAGCCAGCCAGTTCTCTTCACCTTTGATGTGCCTGTGCGCCACTCACACCACAGCTCCCTGTCCAACAGTGCACCCCAGGactacctcctcctccaccagtGCATGAGCAGGAAGACAGAGAGTGCACGGTAAAGGTCACGACCCTCAGGCGTCCTGTGTCAGTTTCCTGTTATCCGTTAATGCAGGTCAACATACAGGTTTACAGCGCTTCCTCAGCTTAGAAGCCCCTAAGGgttaaaactactgttacagAGGGAAAATTATCCAACtgctttgtgtgcatgtgtgtgtgatagagcaTTGTGGAAAGATTATGTCTTGTACAAGAGCTCTGATTGAGGAagtgcaaataaaaaatgtgttattctaGCTATTATTATATAACAGTGAATTGAACTCTAGTGTAAAATGAGTAATAAGATTATAAATCATGATAATCTTGAAcaaatgtttgtctgtgtgtagcAGGTAAGCCTAAATCCAGAGGTCAAAAAATCTTTTACCAAActaattttatttacaaaaatgtattttttccaatTCCAATAGTGCTATAAAGCAGACTAgtgattaaacctttaaatagcGAAAGGCCAAAAATGTACACTACAACATAATACTAAAATTATAGACtaactatatacagtatatactatGAGTATGTCTATCTCTGCTTAATTCTCAGCAGGAGAACAAAAGGATATAGTGTTTATATTAAATGCACTCCTGAGTTTTCCATTAACATTCACCTCAGCTCCTGCTGCCATCATGTTCGCTTCCAAGAATCAAAAGGCAGCTTTAATAATGATGCCATTCAGCAGATAGCCGACACAGCAGATGATCAATGAGGTTGAGGCTGCAATTCATCACCCCTACAGGTTTAGACTCGCCCAGGGTAGAACTGCCCTCTCAGCCACACGACTTGAACATAAATCTGCTGTGTTGGACCTCTGTGAAACCCAGGAAATCAAACCTCACAATCCATCTCATCAGCTTTATGCAGATATTTCTGTCAGTCCCTCACTTGCTTTTGCTCTGTGGGTCTGCTAATTAAGACAGGCATCTGGTGGTGGGGTATGATTCACATCAGAATGAGACTCCACTAGTCTGATCACCGGTGGTATGAATTCAAAAAGCCCCCATGCAGCCACAGTGATGGAAGGCAGAGTAATTAACAAAATTATTGACTGATGATTAAAATCCtgaggagacagaaaagaggaatTGATGGAACACAGCTCACCATCcgacataaaaaaaaatgtagtcatAGGAAGCAAAATGTTATGTCAATATTAATTGCATTACAATGATGCATTACTCATTCGAAATTGTTACATGTATAATCAAGATTGAATATAACCATTAGAAACCTGCAGTCTACCTAAAATGTATGCATAAAATATCTTCAATAGAGATTAGTAACAACTCATTGAGAATATCTCATCTTTGCATTGACCAACTAAGTCGGGCCTTTACTCAGCTAACTGACTAGAAATGTCTAAGCTGTAGAGTTGCTCTATTTGGCACTCAAGGTCAAGTCCTACAAAGGAGCCAGAATAAATGAGGCATGTCCCTAGGGTGCCTAACAGAGGCTGAGAAACTGTGGGAAAGGCATAGCATTTTTCCTCTTAATATGTCAACATGTCAACTGGAAtgctggaaaacatgaaaacaaatcagCTTATCaaggaaatgttaaaaaataggtGTAGGTACTCACCAGGTACTGATGCAGAggtatgttattttttaaatgtatgcttTGCTATATAGCCTTCCTCTGAAGTACTAtggtgccatctagtggctatTTGAGCAATTAcaagaatattttttaatgcCATTGTAAGAATAGGTGTTTGTCAACCACTTTTTCAGAAAGGCCGGTATAAAAGTGTGACACAgctttttgtcactgtggatGGTATACATATAAAGTGTATATGAGtatgtctttatttgtttgttgcaGGAGTGCCAGTTTCTCCCAAGCCACACGAAGCAATCTGTTTATGGGTAGTGACTCTGCGGTGCAGAAGCTCTCCCATGGTTTTTCTCACTGTTCAAATGGCATGGGTACTCAGATGCATGGCTTCTACAGCCTACCCAAGCCAGGAAAACACCAGTTACCAGTGCATGATGACTCTCCCCAAGAGGCATGTTATGTACTCCCACGTGGTTACAGTTCTGAGGCACCGGCTCACAGTGGTCTAGGTGAGCCGGAGCTAGAAAATGAGGAGGTTTACACCTTCAAAACACCCTGCAATGCCCTCGCCACCATGCACAGCAACGAGCGTCCAACTGACAATTATGACCTTCCGACGACACCTGGTTCCTTCTATCAAATACCCCGGACGTTTGATAAGAATCACAATGCCTTGACTCCGTCCAGCTCTGAGACCTCCGGTGCTCCTCCTCCAAGGCCCCCTAAACCTAGCCAGGGGTCAGAAGGGCAGTGGGGGAGTCCCCAGTCAGTAGGGAGCCAGAATGGAGAGATGACGCCTGCAGTGTCAGTCATCCCACGTAGGAATACTCTCCCCGCTGTCGAGAACATCAGGCTACACAGAGGTACACTGATTGCAACCTGTGGTTTAACCGATTTAACATAAATCTATAAACAGAACCTCAGTTGACTCATACAGTCATGCAATTCACctatttcctgttttcaaatGAAAGTCTGACTTGATCAGTCCATCCTCTTGTGGTATTGCAGTGACTTtgcacttcctcttcctcccccctctttctctcactctttccttcttcctctatcTCTCATTTTACTGATTTGACACTAGCAGCTGAGCAGAAACAAAGGGGCCAGTCTAGCAGACACTGTTCTGTTGAGACGCTAATGAAATTCAAGCCATACAGCCTGTTCCAGAATGCCTCGTTCCAGGCTGataagcaattaaaaaaagcacTCACAGACACAATGCATGGCCTCTCAGTTTGCTCTCTTCTCTGCTTTGCCTAGCTTATGCTCAGGCCTCGTAAAACCATAACAAAAATTGACCTGTGACCCTTGTTTGTGAGGCTACAGGCTGTTCACACACCTGTGCCACAAAGACTAATTACAACCCAATGAAGCATTTAATCAAATATCATTTCCATTCTGTGTGTTGCATTAGAAacatgagtttttttcttgaaatgttAAGACTTTTTGCCAAAATCAGCTTGTATTGCAATGTTTTTTGTGCAATGTCTGACTTTGTCATTGTACTATTTCACTTGAGgagtattttttttcccttttagagTGTAAGGCAGTGGTAAATATTGATTTCACTGCTTTGCTCTCTCCACAGGCTCCTCCTTTGAAACTAACAGCCATCACCATCCCATCCATTTCAACAACTCAGGCCAGTCCGTGGAGTCTGTCAATGATGGGTTCAGCTCATATCTGGTGAGTCACTCTCCCCTCAGTCAGACACTGTCAGAGCAAAGTCATGAACTACATAGATAGAAAAAGCATTTCTACTTATTCCAACCGAGTGTTGCATTTTCCCTGCAATTTTGAACTGGGAATGTCTAAGACAGTCATGTGCCCTCTGTCTCTGTTGACACTAGAGAACCAAAACCCCTCTGACTCGCTCAGACAGCGGCAACTCAGATGACAACTATGTGCCCATGAATCCTGGCTCCTCGCCACTCAGTGCTGCCCAAGCTGACAGTCCTAAGAATATCTACATCCCTATGAGCCCTGGGCCCCATCACTTTGATTTCCCAGGATTCTCTGCAACATTACCTGCCCGTAAGGGAAGCAGCGCATCCCTGTGTCACCGGCCCAGCCGTCTCAGTGATGTCACGCCGCCACCCATCAACCGCAACCTCAAACCTAACAGGAAATGTGAGTTTTTGACAGCAGAGTTTTCACTGGTCTGTGAATGTTCTGTGAACATctggattttcctttttttaatcaccATTTTGGTCTCAAATAAGCCACATTGTTTGACAGTGATTTTTGTTGACAGAGTCTGCTCTTGTTTTCCACAGCGAAGCCAACACCTCTTGATTTGAAGAACAATGGGATCATTGATGAGCTGCCATTTAAGAGCCCAGTCACCATGTCCTGGACACGGCCCATGTGAGTCTGATATCAGTCATTCAAGCTAGGTTACCCAAGGCCACTAACACTCACGCACACAGTTTGATTGTACAGATTGGTGTTGTATTCTGTTTTTGCCTGAGGTCAGAAGGTAGAAGCACTCACAGTCTTGTCTGCTTTGCTTCAGGGCTGCTATGAACTCCATGTCCTCCCAGCACTGTCGACCTATCTCCACACAAAGCATCACCAGCACTGACTCTGCAGACAGCGAAGAGAATTATGTGGCTATGGTAAGTCCCAGTGGCTGGAGGAGAAATCGGGAGAGCACATtgtgttctttgttttaatgatcTACTTGTTTGCGTGCTACACTTATTCACTGCACCCTGTGCAAATGAAACATCCCTCCTGTTCCCATTAGCAGAACCCAGCGTCTACCTCGCCAGCCGTGAGTGGCACCAGCAGCCCGGCTCCTAGGAAATGCGGCAACGTGGACTACTTGGCACTGGACTTTCAACCTGGGTCACCCAGCCCACACAGAAAAGTAACCAGATGATTGTAGACTTCATTTGTTTCAGCATTTGGTATCATTTCTACCACAGTGCAGTCTTCCCTCAGGCCATAGCCTCACTCTtgccttatttattttttcacagccCTCTACATCCTCTGTGACCTCTGATGAGAAGGTGGACTATGTGCAGGTTGACAAGGAGAAGACCCAAGCCCTGCAGAGCACCATGCAGGAGTGGACCGATGTGCGACAGTCTACTGAACCTGCCAAGGGGGTCAAGTCCTGACACTgacctgtttaaaaaaaaaaaaaagacaacaaaaacaaacaaattccaATCTTAAGACAAGCATCTCCAGTATCATGTTTCTATCAACACTGTGAATATTGGTTGGGCTTGTTTAAGACTGAAGTAATTGGACTAAAAGCCATAACCTATCCTTTGCCTGTTCTCTGTGATTATTACTACAGTGCACTGCTAACATGCAGGATATCAGGCCTTACAGGTGAAGCGCCCTGCCAAAGCTCTTCATGCAACTGTTCTAACATTGTATGGACAATTGCTATTGTGTATGAAAAATATCATTCTAACTCATCAATCCATCCTTAATACTGTAAATTGCAAGTGTTTCATCAAAGCTGTCCCACCCAACTGCCCGGCAACAGTTTGCATCTAGCAGGTAATTTAACCAATCGCTGCCATTTAAAAGAGTAGCAGAGGCTAACTGGTTGATAACCATATTAAGATACTGAAAGAGTATGCTTACTAGTCTCAGGAATGCCAAGATGCACTCTAATTTTGGCATGCAGGCAGATTTTCTCTTTTCACTTCAATCTATCATTTGTGCTGAGTCTTGCAGAAGCAGTAAAGAGATTATTTTCACTGCAGGCTATCATTTCAGCTTAGCAGTGCATGTCTGgtaagaggagggggagaaataCAGGCTTACAAATACGTAGAGGCCTGTGTCAGAAACCCTAATGATAACCGTACATGACTGTTGCCTCAGTTTCAATTAAGTGTGAGCCCAAACCATGTTTAAAAGCTGTCAGGCTGGATGGCAGGCCAATTATTTCAATGCAGGTACAAAGTCAGTAAATGACCAGATGTAcagaatgaagaaaacaagacagatgagaagaagaagtgtcTTGTATGTTTGTAGGTTCGACCTCAGTGGTCAATTCACTTCAGGTAATATTCTAATACATTTCATTGTAAATGTAAAGTGACCAAGAAACGTAATGAGTTGGAGGAAGAACAAGCAGGACAATAAAGCAGGAGGTGTGCTTTTCAAGAAGTTGGatatgttctctctctctcccccctctttatctctctctatctcgaCAGACTATAAACAAAAGCTAAGTAGAAGGAGAAtagtatatttatgttttccaGAATTCAACCATTCACTGATCTATGTCTTCGGTCTTTGATACGCCACACACTACAGCAATGTCTCTGAAGAATAATTGTTTCCTGTATGTAAATTATTAATAGAATGACATATTTGCAGTGCATCTTGTTGACTGTTAGGAATTTGGTGCACCTGTCTGACACAAAAAGTGCACTACAGTAACTTAACGTTGTGCTAGTCTTGCAAAAGCAACCTGCCATGAAGATTTGCCAGTGATCATAGTCACTTAAAAATCGTTGAGAAAAAGAATGTTTTCTTAATTTCCTAACGTTCTGTATTTGTTTGAATTGCCttactttttcatttcagttaaaaCTGTAAATTTTGCCTTGGAGAAATTGAATTATTCATAATGTTACTCAAGGAAGAGCCATAATGTATTTCGGACAACTGAGTCATCAGTTTGTAGTTCAACTTAAGTCCAGTATTTCATTGTGGGCTGGAACCACTGAAGGGTGAATCCCTCTTTCATCTTAATATTACTTGTGTGGCCATGCAGTGCAAGATGGTATTATTGATGATTTCATTAAGATTTACTTCTTAATGTTTTTCTAccatttttactgctttttgtattctttttatcattatttttactgATAAGTGTGAGCAAGTGATGGGGGTCAGCCTAAATTAAGCTAGGtttattacagtgtgtgttttattcctttttgaATTCCCAGATTGGATTTTTATGAACCATTCATAAAATGGGTAGGCAGGCAGTTTGAGTTGCACTGGCCCTTCCCGGCTGAACTGTGATTCACAACAAGAAAAacgagagaggaaaaaaaaagactgaagaaAAGCCTGTCTCCCTGTCACTCTCTGAAGTGAAATGGATGTGTAATTTATTATCTAGAGAGACTTGTTGTAAGCAAAAGAGCTGTGTATGTATTGTGGTAGATTGTGATTTTTAGTATGTTAAATGACAGCCAGACTGGGCAATATGGAAAACACTGCTCAGATCTACTGTCAGACTGTCACTGGGTTGACGTACTGTACTAGTAGAGATCATTTTTTAACCACTGTTATTGCTACTACTGTAAAGCATTTGCAGATTGCTTGTGtgttaatttattaatttattgtgtgttttgcagttgAATATtgtaaagagggaaaaaaaacaacaacaaccaaacaaGGAAACCTTCTCTCTACTAACATTGATGTATGCAAACTGTCTTGATTTTGTTAAGCAATATGACAAATGATGCCAGTGTGATGGTAATGTGGTACAGTTCATTTGGGATACACAAGAATACAATACTTTGTTATTCCTGTAGTATGGTAGATTTAAACTGTGGACATAGAATAAATCAAGAAGTGAAAAATTGGTGTTAATGTTcctctttaaatataaacaaaaacactttattgGCAACCATGACACCATTTCTTGTCTCTCACCAACACATTCATGGTTGGCATTGCAGTGCTCACAGGTTGAATGTCTGCTGCCCCCTGTTGTGTAGGGCAGACCCTGCATCCATTGGCATTAATAAAGTATTAGATGCAAAACTAATGTTGATTTGTTTGAGGAATCTGTGCACATGGGTTTCGAAAGATTATCCACACTACTAGTAGAATTAGACTGGAATATCCATTAACCAGTATTTTTGCCTATATTGATCATCATAAATGCATTCATAGTACAGAGAAAGGTAATCAAAACAGCATTTAGAACATAAAAGAACTACATCTGGAAATATAATTATTTCCTCCAGAAGCTCTTCAACTAGTCCTTCATTAATGAAATGAATGGTATTGTGCTTTAAGATATGACTATCATTTACCAGTAATGACCAATGACTAATGTTATTTCCCGGCTAAAAGTTTATGAGTCAACCAAGACCCTAAAAATGCAATCAAATAAAACCAGCAGTAGTCACAATCAAGTGAGTTTACAAAAAGTGGTTTGTATGTACTCATTCTGTTAAATTTGTTACTCCCACACTTTCAGGTATATTGCTATCAGGGACCAATTCCATATGAACTCGTCAAGAGTTTCTCTTAACACATGGTAGTCTTTCCAAGGGAACATGGACATACATTTTTGTTATACCACAGTAAAATATCAGGGGACTGTTTGTCCAGCCATTTTTGTTATATTGTGTGAGGCATGCAGCATACAAAGTGATTCTAAGAGTGTACCTGTACATGCCTTCATAA is from Scomber scombrus chromosome 5, fScoSco1.1, whole genome shotgun sequence and encodes:
- the LOC133980677 gene encoding GRB2-associated-binding protein 2-like isoform X1, which translates into the protein MFQAVVKTLCVASTRSVSRGILCTRHYCKKTPTKLRVSEAISGAELGANIKVQGWVRSVRPQKTNLFLNVNDGSSLQSLQIVATSELNDPLLTFGSAVEVTGTLKKSPHQKQTVELQAEQIHVIGECNPVDFPFKIKERHGLEYIRQFPHLRCRTNVFSSLLRIRSEATSAIHSYFKENGFVQINTPVITSNDCEGAGELFQVEPPSPENKEDQNFFSVPAFLTVSGQLHLEAMSGGGEIIFQGWLRKSPPEKKLRRYAWKKRWFILRSGRMSGDPDVLEYYKNDHSKKPIRVIDLHCCEQVDAGLTFKRKEFQDSFVFDIKTSDRTFYLVAETEEEMNKWVRSICQLCGFNQSDDNHDSFCEKNLSQLHHMPRSVGADFNTPMAPLTGERKSSAPIHSSQPVLFTFDVPVRHSHHSSLSNSAPQDYLLLHQCMSRKTESARSASFSQATRSNLFMGSDSAVQKLSHGFSHCSNGMGTQMHGFYSLPKPGKHQLPVHDDSPQEACYVLPRGYSSEAPAHSGLGEPELENEEVYTFKTPCNALATMHSNERPTDNYDLPTTPGSFYQIPRTFDKNHNALTPSSSETSGAPPPRPPKPSQGSEGQWGSPQSVGSQNGEMTPAVSVIPRRNTLPAVENIRLHRGSSFETNSHHHPIHFNNSGQSVESVNDGFSSYLRTKTPLTRSDSGNSDDNYVPMNPGSSPLSAAQADSPKNIYIPMSPGPHHFDFPGFSATLPARKGSSASLCHRPSRLSDVTPPPINRNLKPNRKSKPTPLDLKNNGIIDELPFKSPVTMSWTRPMAAMNSMSSQHCRPISTQSITSTDSADSEENYVAMQNPASTSPAVSGTSSPAPRKCGNVDYLALDFQPGSPSPHRKPSTSSVTSDEKVDYVQVDKEKTQALQSTMQEWTDVRQSTEPAKGVKS